A portion of the Pseudomonas koreensis genome contains these proteins:
- a CDS encoding M16 family metallopeptidase has translation MSERKTPRLMLLGLIAVAVIGSAAVYLSPSADSKASEALDNAKTSQKLQSLAELDGKAPASRKLDVQTWNTAEGAKVLFVEAHELPMFDMRLIFAAGSSQDGNVPGLAVLTNAMLNEGIAGKDVGAIAQGFEGLGADFGNGAFKDMALASLRSLSAAEQREPALKLFAEVVGKPTFPADSFARIKNQLLAGFEYQKQNPGKLASLELMKRLYGDHPYAHSSDGNPQSVPKITVAQLREFHAKAYAAGNAVIALVGDLSRAEAEAIANQISAALPKGPALAKIAAPQEPKASVNHIEFPSKQTNLMLAQLGIDRDDPDYAALSMGNQILGGGGFGTRLMSEVREKRGLTYGVYSAFSPMQARGPFMINLQTRAEMSEGTLKLVQDVLADYLKTGPTQKELDDAKRELAGSFPLSTASNADIVGQLGAMGFYNLPLSYLDDFMRQSQSLTVEQVRDALNKHLSTEKMVIVTAGPTVPQKPLPAPSDKPAEQPLGVPEH, from the coding sequence ATGAGTGAGCGCAAAACCCCACGCCTGATGCTGCTCGGTCTGATTGCTGTCGCGGTGATCGGCTCGGCAGCGGTTTATCTGTCGCCAAGCGCTGACAGCAAGGCCAGCGAAGCACTGGATAACGCCAAAACCAGCCAAAAGTTGCAATCGCTGGCCGAACTCGACGGCAAGGCCCCGGCCAGCCGCAAGCTCGACGTGCAGACCTGGAACACCGCTGAAGGCGCCAAAGTGCTGTTTGTCGAAGCGCATGAGCTGCCGATGTTCGACATGCGCCTGATCTTCGCCGCCGGCAGCAGCCAGGACGGCAACGTGCCGGGCCTCGCGGTGCTGACCAACGCCATGCTCAACGAAGGCATCGCCGGCAAAGACGTTGGCGCCATCGCCCAGGGTTTTGAAGGCCTTGGTGCCGACTTCGGCAACGGTGCGTTCAAGGACATGGCGCTGGCTTCGCTGCGCAGTCTGAGTGCTGCCGAGCAGCGTGAACCGGCGCTGAAACTGTTCGCCGAAGTGGTCGGCAAACCGACCTTCCCCGCTGATTCATTCGCGCGGATCAAGAACCAGTTGCTCGCCGGTTTCGAATACCAGAAACAGAATCCCGGCAAACTCGCCAGCCTCGAGCTGATGAAGCGTCTGTATGGCGATCACCCGTACGCGCATTCCAGCGACGGCAATCCGCAAAGCGTGCCGAAGATCACCGTCGCGCAATTGCGTGAATTCCATGCCAAGGCCTATGCCGCCGGCAATGCGGTGATTGCGCTGGTCGGTGATTTGTCGCGCGCCGAAGCCGAGGCGATTGCCAATCAGATTTCCGCTGCCCTGCCGAAAGGCCCGGCACTGGCGAAGATCGCTGCGCCGCAGGAACCGAAGGCCAGCGTCAATCACATCGAGTTTCCGTCGAAACAGACCAACCTGATGCTCGCGCAACTGGGCATCGATCGCGACGATCCGGATTACGCCGCGCTGTCGATGGGCAACCAGATCCTCGGTGGCGGTGGTTTCGGTACGCGCCTGATGAGCGAAGTGCGCGAGAAGCGTGGCCTCACGTACGGCGTGTATTCGGCGTTCAGCCCGATGCAGGCCCGTGGCCCGTTCATGATCAACCTGCAGACCCGCGCCGAGATGAGCGAAGGCACCCTGAAACTGGTGCAGGACGTGCTCGCCGACTACCTGAAAACCGGGCCGACTCAGAAAGAACTCGACGATGCCAAGCGCGAGCTGGCCGGCAGTTTCCCGCTGTCCACCGCGAGCAACGCCGACATCGTTGGCCAACTCGGCGCCATGGGCTTCTATAATCTGCCGCTGAGCTATCTGGACGACTTCATGCGTCAGTCGCAGAGCTTGACCGTCGAACAGGTTCGCGATGCGCTGAACAAACACCTGAGCACGGAGAAAATGGTCATCGTCACCGCTGGCCCGACCGTGCCGCAAAAGCCGTTACCGGCCCCATCTGATAAACCTGCCGAGCAACCGCTCGGGGTTCCGGAGCATTAA
- a CDS encoding sulfurtransferase, with protein sequence MSIAQLISPQALDARKEQPGLVILDCRFALEDPDYGQRSYAEGHIAGASFADLERDLSGKVEKGVTGRHPLPEPAALIERLQAWGINNDSDVVLYDDGPGAYAARAWWLLAWLGKRDGVFILDGGLKAWHAAGLPLSLDPPSVTPGHFSGQPDMSLLLSAEQLQQRLGQPTLTLLDARALPRFKGEVEPIDPVAGHIPGAQCAAFTDNLGSDGRFLPAEQLKQRFAAKLGERSPSELVAYCGSGVTACHNLFALCLAGYPLGALYAGSWSEWINQPSRGIATGE encoded by the coding sequence ATGTCGATTGCGCAGTTGATCAGCCCACAAGCACTGGACGCTCGCAAAGAGCAGCCGGGTCTGGTGATTCTCGATTGTCGTTTCGCCCTCGAAGATCCGGATTACGGCCAGCGCAGCTACGCCGAAGGACACATTGCCGGGGCAAGTTTCGCCGATCTGGAGCGTGATCTGAGCGGTAAGGTCGAGAAGGGCGTGACCGGACGTCATCCGCTGCCCGAGCCGGCGGCGCTGATCGAACGCCTGCAAGCCTGGGGCATCAACAACGACAGTGATGTGGTTTTGTACGACGACGGCCCGGGTGCATACGCGGCGCGGGCGTGGTGGTTGCTCGCATGGCTGGGCAAGCGCGACGGCGTGTTCATTCTCGATGGCGGGCTCAAGGCCTGGCACGCGGCCGGCCTGCCGCTGAGCCTGGATCCGCCGAGCGTGACGCCGGGCCACTTCAGCGGTCAGCCGGACATGAGCCTTCTGCTCAGCGCCGAGCAATTGCAGCAACGCCTCGGTCAGCCAACGCTGACCCTGCTCGACGCCCGCGCCTTGCCGCGCTTCAAGGGCGAAGTGGAACCGATCGATCCGGTCGCCGGACACATTCCCGGCGCGCAGTGTGCGGCGTTCACCGATAACCTCGGTAGTGATGGACGGTTTTTGCCGGCGGAGCAGCTCAAGCAGCGCTTTGCCGCGAAACTGGGCGAGCGTTCGCCGTCGGAACTGGTCGCGTACTGCGGATCCGGGGTGACGGCGTGTCATAACCTGTTTGCACTGTGCCTGGCGGGCTATCCGCTGGGTGCGCTGTATGCCGGATCGTGGAGCGAGTGGATCAATCAGCCTTCGCGCGGCATAGCCACCGGCGAATAA
- a CDS encoding coniferyl aldehyde dehydrogenase — protein MTADIAYLQTLQQPFETLDRQFQAQRAAYAANPMPPAAQRQQWLGALRDLLSAERQALIEAISADFSHRSADETLLAELMPSLHGIHYARRHLKKWMKPSRRKVGMAFQPASAKVIYQPLGVVGVIVPWNYPLYLAVGPMVGALAAGNRVMLKLSESTPATGLLLKQLLARIFPEDLVCVVLGEADVGVAFSQLPFDHLLFTGSTSVGKHVMRAAAQNLTPVTLELGGKSPAIVSRDVPLKDAAERIAFGKTLNAGQTCVAPDYVLVPEDRVGAFVEAYRQAVQGFYPTLADNADYTAIINERQLARLNGYVSDATSKGALLIPLFEQGQGRRMPHSVLLNVTDEMTVMQDEIFGPLLPIVPYRDLEQAFSYINQRPRPLALYYFGYDNREQNRVLHETHSGGVCLNDTLLHVAQDDMPFGGIGPSGMGHYHGHEGFLTFSKAKSVLIKQRFNAARLIYPPYGTSIQKLIQKLFIR, from the coding sequence ATGACTGCCGACATTGCCTACCTGCAAACGCTGCAACAGCCTTTTGAAACCCTCGATCGGCAGTTCCAGGCGCAACGGGCGGCGTATGCCGCGAACCCGATGCCGCCTGCTGCGCAACGCCAGCAGTGGCTCGGTGCTTTGCGCGATTTGCTCAGCGCGGAGCGTCAGGCATTGATAGAGGCGATCAGCGCCGATTTCAGTCATCGCAGCGCCGACGAGACCCTGCTCGCCGAACTGATGCCGAGCCTGCACGGCATTCACTACGCCCGCCGTCACCTGAAAAAATGGATGAAGCCCTCGCGGCGCAAGGTCGGCATGGCGTTCCAGCCGGCCTCGGCGAAGGTGATCTATCAGCCGTTGGGCGTGGTCGGTGTAATCGTGCCGTGGAATTATCCGCTGTATCTGGCCGTGGGCCCGATGGTTGGCGCCCTGGCGGCGGGCAATCGGGTGATGCTCAAGCTCAGCGAATCGACCCCGGCCACCGGGCTGTTGCTCAAGCAATTGCTGGCGCGGATCTTCCCCGAAGACCTGGTCTGCGTGGTGCTTGGCGAGGCAGATGTTGGCGTGGCCTTCTCGCAACTACCGTTCGATCATCTGCTGTTCACCGGTTCCACCAGCGTCGGCAAACACGTCATGCGCGCTGCAGCGCAGAACCTGACGCCGGTCACTCTGGAGCTGGGCGGCAAGTCGCCGGCCATCGTCTCCAGGGACGTGCCGCTCAAGGACGCCGCCGAACGCATCGCCTTCGGCAAAACCCTTAACGCCGGGCAGACCTGTGTCGCCCCCGACTATGTCCTGGTGCCGGAAGACCGCGTCGGCGCTTTCGTCGAGGCCTATCGTCAGGCCGTCCAAGGCTTTTACCCGACCCTTGCCGACAATGCCGACTACACGGCAATCATCAACGAGCGCCAGTTGGCGCGGCTCAACGGTTACGTCAGTGACGCCACCAGCAAGGGCGCGTTGCTGATCCCGTTGTTCGAGCAAGGTCAGGGCCGACGTATGCCGCACAGCGTGCTGCTGAATGTCACCGATGAGATGACGGTGATGCAGGACGAAATCTTTGGCCCGCTGCTTCCGATCGTGCCGTACCGCGATCTGGAACAGGCATTTTCCTACATCAATCAGCGACCACGTCCTCTCGCTCTTTACTACTTTGGCTACGACAATCGCGAACAGAACCGAGTGCTGCACGAAACCCACTCCGGCGGTGTGTGCCTGAACGACACCTTGCTGCACGTCGCCCAGGACGATATGCCGTTTGGTGGCATCGGTCCGTCTGGCATGGGCCATTACCACGGCCACGAAGGGTTCCTGACCTTCAGCAAGGCTAAAAGCGTACTGATCAAACAACGCTTCAACGCGGCCCGGTTGATTTACCCGCCCTACGGCACGTCGATTCAGAAACTGATTCAGAAACTGTTCATCCGCTAA
- the ftsE gene encoding cell division ATP-binding protein FtsE — MIRFEQVGKRYPNGHVGLHELSFRVRRGEFLFVTGHSGAGKSTLLRLLLAMERPTSGKLLLAGQDLSTISNAQIPFLRRQIGVVFQNHQLLFDRTVFNNVALPLQILGLSKVEIAKRVDSALERVALSDKTDLYPGDLSTGQQQRVGIARAIVHRPALLLADEPTGNLDPRLAAEIMGVFEDINRLGTSVLIASHDLALIARMRHRMLTLQRGRLIGDGEAGV, encoded by the coding sequence ATGATTCGTTTCGAACAGGTCGGTAAACGCTACCCGAACGGTCACGTCGGCTTGCATGAGCTGAGCTTTCGAGTCCGTCGTGGCGAGTTCTTGTTTGTCACCGGTCACTCCGGTGCCGGTAAATCCACGCTGTTGCGCCTGTTGCTGGCAATGGAACGGCCGACCAGCGGCAAGCTGCTGCTCGCCGGGCAAGACCTGAGCACCATCAGCAACGCGCAGATTCCATTCCTGCGCCGACAGATTGGCGTGGTGTTCCAGAATCACCAGTTGCTGTTCGATCGCACAGTGTTCAACAACGTCGCCTTGCCGCTGCAGATTCTCGGCCTGTCCAAGGTCGAGATCGCCAAGCGCGTCGATTCGGCGCTGGAACGCGTGGCGCTGTCGGATAAAACCGATCTGTACCCGGGCGACCTGTCCACCGGTCAGCAACAGCGCGTCGGCATCGCCCGCGCCATCGTCCATCGCCCGGCCTTGCTGCTGGCGGACGAACCGACCGGTAACCTCGACCCGCGACTGGCGGCGGAAATCATGGGCGTGTTCGAAGACATCAATCGTTTGGGCACCAGCGTGTTGATCGCCAGTCACGACCTGGCGCTGATCGCGCGCATGCGTCACCGCATGCTGACCCTGCAACGCGGCCGCTTGATCGGCGACGGGGAGGCCGGGGTATGA
- a CDS encoding M16 family metallopeptidase gives MNALARRAAGLLLSAVCLPLSALAADPQPTHEFTLDNGLKVVVREDHRAPVVVSQIWYKVGSSYETPGQTGLSHALEHMMFKGSEKVGPGEASLILRDLGAEENAFTSDDFTAYYQVLARDRLGVAFELEADRMANLRLPADEFAKEIEVIKEERRLRTDDKPMSKAYERYKAMAYPASGYHTPTIGWMADLERMKVEELRHWYQSWYAPNNATLVVVGDVTPDEVKTLAQRYFGPVAKREVPPAKKPLELAEPGERQITLRVQTQLPSLMLGFNVPSIATAEDKRSVNALRLISALLDGGYSGRIPTQLERGEELVSGGSSDYDAYTRGDSLFTLSATPNTQKKKTIAQAEAGLWKLLEQLKTTAPSAEELERVRAQVIAGLVYERDSITSQATAIGQLETVGLSWKLMDTELADLESVTPQDIQNAAKKYFTRERLSVAHVLPLETTHE, from the coding sequence ATGAATGCTCTAGCCCGCCGCGCTGCTGGCCTGCTGCTCAGCGCAGTCTGCCTGCCCCTTTCGGCCCTGGCGGCCGACCCGCAACCGACCCATGAATTCACCCTCGACAACGGTCTGAAGGTCGTCGTGCGCGAAGACCATCGTGCGCCAGTCGTTGTTTCGCAGATCTGGTACAAGGTCGGCTCCAGCTACGAAACCCCGGGCCAGACCGGTTTGTCCCACGCGCTCGAACACATGATGTTCAAGGGCAGCGAAAAAGTCGGCCCCGGCGAAGCCTCGCTGATCCTGCGCGACCTCGGCGCCGAAGAGAATGCCTTCACCAGCGACGACTTTACTGCTTACTACCAAGTGCTGGCCCGCGATCGCCTCGGTGTGGCCTTCGAGCTGGAAGCCGACCGCATGGCCAACCTGCGCCTGCCGGCCGACGAGTTCGCCAAGGAAATCGAAGTCATCAAGGAAGAGCGCCGTTTGCGCACCGATGACAAGCCGATGTCCAAAGCCTACGAGCGCTACAAGGCAATGGCCTACCCGGCCAGCGGTTACCACACGCCGACCATCGGCTGGATGGCGGATCTGGAACGCATGAAAGTCGAAGAACTGCGCCACTGGTACCAATCCTGGTATGCGCCGAACAACGCCACGCTGGTAGTGGTCGGTGACGTCACTCCGGACGAGGTGAAAACCCTCGCCCAGCGCTACTTCGGCCCCGTCGCCAAACGCGAGGTACCACCGGCGAAAAAACCGCTGGAACTGGCCGAGCCCGGCGAACGCCAGATCACCCTGCGCGTGCAGACCCAGTTGCCCAGCCTGATGCTCGGCTTCAACGTGCCAAGCATTGCCACGGCCGAGGACAAACGCTCGGTCAACGCCCTGCGCCTGATCTCGGCGCTGCTCGACGGCGGCTACAGCGGACGCATTCCGACGCAACTGGAACGCGGCGAAGAACTGGTTTCTGGCGGTTCGTCGGACTATGACGCCTACACCCGTGGCGACAGCCTGTTCACCCTGTCGGCGACGCCGAACACGCAGAAGAAAAAGACCATCGCTCAGGCTGAAGCCGGCTTGTGGAAACTGCTCGAGCAGCTGAAAACCACTGCACCGTCGGCCGAAGAGCTGGAACGCGTGCGAGCACAGGTCATCGCCGGTCTCGTCTACGAGCGCGACTCGATCACCAGCCAGGCCACCGCGATCGGTCAACTGGAAACAGTCGGTCTGTCGTGGAAGCTGATGGACACCGAACTGGCCGATCTGGAAAGCGTGACCCCGCAAGACATCCAGAACGCCGCGAAAAAGTATTTCACCCGCGAACGTCTCAGCGTCGCCCACGTCCTGCCTTTGGAGACGACTCATGAGTGA
- the ftsY gene encoding signal recognition particle-docking protein FtsY: protein MFGSNDDKKSPAAAGEKKSLFGWLRKKPQEPVVEQPPAIPEPAPAPAPAIEEEPAPIVLPIAEPVLQPEAEAEPETPAAPELPLTPAAEPWLTLPVAEEPVALVEEAAPHVTPVIPAPVAEVAAQPVPEPVAEPAPVISEPVAPVVPPSEPAPAPAPLAAAPVVAPIVPVEAPVEAPVETPRTEETKAGFFARLKQGLSKTSASIGEGMASLFLGRKTIDDDLLDDLETRLLTADVGVEATTQIIQRLTQKVARKELADADALYKSLQAELAAMLKPVEQPLKIASQNKPFVILVVGVNGAGKTTTIGKLAKKLQLEGKKVMLAAGDTFRAAAVEQLQVWGERNKIPVIAQHTGADSASVIFDAVQAAKARGIDVLIADTAGRLHTKDNLMEELKKVRRVIGKLDADAPHEVLLVLDAGTGQNAINQAKQFNQTVELTGLALTKLDGTAKGGVIFALAKQFGLPIRYIGVGEGIDDLRTFEAEPFVQALFAERERS from the coding sequence ATGTTTGGTTCCAACGACGACAAGAAGAGCCCAGCTGCGGCTGGCGAGAAGAAAAGCCTGTTCGGATGGCTGCGGAAGAAACCGCAGGAACCCGTCGTCGAACAGCCGCCCGCGATTCCTGAGCCGGCCCCCGCTCCAGCACCTGCAATAGAAGAAGAACCGGCGCCGATTGTCCTGCCGATCGCCGAACCGGTGCTGCAACCTGAGGCTGAAGCCGAGCCCGAAACGCCGGCCGCTCCCGAACTGCCGCTGACGCCCGCCGCCGAGCCGTGGCTGACCTTGCCGGTGGCAGAAGAACCGGTCGCGCTGGTTGAAGAAGCGGCGCCACATGTGACGCCAGTGATTCCTGCGCCGGTTGCCGAGGTGGCTGCGCAGCCTGTGCCTGAACCGGTTGCCGAGCCCGCGCCGGTCATTTCCGAACCCGTCGCCCCGGTTGTCCCGCCGTCCGAGCCTGCGCCTGCGCCTGCACCGCTTGCCGCGGCACCAGTTGTCGCTCCGATCGTGCCAGTCGAAGCGCCTGTAGAAGCGCCCGTCGAAACCCCGCGCACCGAAGAAACCAAAGCCGGTTTCTTCGCCCGCCTCAAGCAAGGCCTGTCGAAGACCAGCGCCAGCATCGGCGAGGGCATGGCCAGCCTGTTCCTCGGGCGCAAGACCATCGACGATGACCTGCTCGACGACCTCGAAACTCGCCTGCTCACTGCCGACGTCGGCGTCGAGGCCACCACGCAGATCATCCAGCGCCTGACCCAGAAGGTTGCGCGCAAGGAACTGGCCGACGCCGACGCCCTGTACAAATCCTTGCAGGCCGAATTGGCGGCGATGCTCAAGCCGGTTGAACAGCCACTGAAAATCGCCTCGCAGAACAAGCCTTTCGTGATTCTGGTGGTCGGCGTCAACGGCGCCGGCAAGACCACCACCATCGGCAAACTGGCGAAGAAGCTGCAACTGGAAGGCAAGAAAGTCATGCTGGCGGCCGGCGATACTTTCCGTGCCGCAGCTGTTGAGCAATTGCAGGTCTGGGGCGAGCGCAACAAGATCCCGGTCATCGCCCAGCACACCGGCGCCGATTCGGCTTCGGTGATCTTCGATGCCGTGCAAGCGGCCAAGGCCCGTGGCATCGATGTGCTGATCGCCGACACCGCCGGTCGTCTGCACACCAAAGACAACCTGATGGAAGAACTGAAAAAGGTTCGCCGGGTGATCGGCAAGCTCGACGCTGACGCACCGCACGAAGTGCTGCTGGTGCTCGACGCCGGCACCGGCCAGAACGCCATCAACCAGGCCAAGCAGTTCAACCAGACCGTCGAACTGACCGGCCTGGCGCTGACCAAGCTGGACGGCACCGCCAAGGGCGGGGTGATTTTCGCCCTGGCCAAGCAGTTCGGCCTGCCGATCCGCTATATCGGCGTCGGTGAAGGCATCGACGATTTGCGCACCTTTGAAGCCGAACCCTTTGTCCAGGCACTGTTTGCCGAGCGGGAGCGTTCATGA
- a CDS encoding TetR/AcrR family transcriptional regulator, protein MAPRIKTSERIVQNSLELFNQQGERSVSTNHIAAHMEISPGNLYYHFPNKQAIIAVLFSEYEALVDSFLRPPQGRPATVEDKRFYLKELLSAMWRYRFLHRDLEHLLDSDAELAARYRRFSQRCVIQGAAIYEGFVAAGILKMDRVQIESLTLNAWIILTSWVRFLCTTRENSNHLSEQAVKRGVYQVLVLEAGFVTDQARDEVNALFDEFYVPLAQALEDVK, encoded by the coding sequence ATGGCCCCACGAATAAAAACCAGCGAGCGCATCGTTCAGAACAGCCTGGAGCTGTTCAATCAGCAGGGCGAGCGCAGCGTCAGTACCAACCACATCGCCGCGCACATGGAGATATCTCCGGGCAACCTGTACTACCACTTCCCCAACAAGCAGGCGATCATCGCCGTGTTGTTCAGTGAGTACGAAGCTTTGGTGGACAGCTTTTTGCGTCCGCCCCAAGGCCGTCCGGCGACCGTCGAGGACAAGCGTTTCTATTTGAAGGAACTGCTTTCTGCCATGTGGCGCTACCGTTTTCTGCACCGCGACCTCGAGCATCTGCTCGACAGCGATGCGGAACTGGCCGCGCGTTATCGGCGCTTTTCCCAGCGCTGCGTGATCCAGGGGGCGGCAATCTACGAAGGCTTCGTCGCCGCCGGCATCCTGAAAATGGATCGCGTGCAGATCGAATCGCTGACTCTCAACGCCTGGATCATCCTGACCTCGTGGGTACGCTTTCTGTGCACCACGCGGGAAAACTCCAACCACCTCAGCGAACAGGCCGTGAAGCGTGGCGTGTATCAGGTGCTGGTGCTGGAAGCGGGGTTTGTCACTGATCAGGCGCGGGATGAAGTCAATGCGCTGTTCGACGAGTTCTATGTGCCGCTGGCCCAAGCCCTTGAAGACGTGAAATAA
- the ftsX gene encoding permease-like cell division protein FtsX, producing the protein MSATRSPKVSERVAPKAADPQPQKKKKHDDDDGPDFATLFRAWIESHRASLLDSLRRLGKQPIGSFFTCMVMAVALSLPMGLSLLLNNVERLGGSWQRAAQISLYLQLDASPEQGEALREQIKGMPGVADAEYVGRDQALEEFQQQSGLGEALRELPENPLPGVVLVTPNEVDKPTLEALRQKLSELPKVQQAQLDLVWVERLAAILKLGDRFVFGLTVLLVSALLLVIGNTIRLHIENRRTEIEVIKLVGGTDSYVRRPFLYMGALYGFGAGLLSWGVLAFGLNWLNDAVVGLAGLYGSDFALAGVPVADGLSLLLGAVLLGYIGAWIAVARHLRELAPK; encoded by the coding sequence ATGAGTGCGACACGCAGTCCGAAGGTTTCCGAGCGCGTGGCCCCGAAAGCCGCCGACCCGCAACCGCAGAAGAAGAAAAAACACGACGATGACGACGGCCCGGATTTCGCCACGCTGTTTCGCGCCTGGATCGAAAGCCATCGCGCCAGCCTGCTCGACAGTCTGCGCCGTCTCGGCAAACAGCCGATCGGCAGCTTCTTCACCTGCATGGTGATGGCCGTGGCGTTGAGTCTGCCGATGGGGCTGTCGCTGTTGCTCAACAACGTCGAGCGTCTCGGCGGTTCCTGGCAGCGCGCGGCGCAGATTTCCCTGTACCTGCAACTCGACGCCAGCCCGGAGCAAGGCGAAGCGCTGCGTGAGCAGATCAAAGGCATGCCCGGCGTCGCTGATGCCGAGTATGTCGGCCGCGATCAGGCGCTGGAAGAGTTCCAGCAGCAGTCCGGTCTGGGTGAAGCCCTGCGTGAGCTGCCAGAGAACCCGTTGCCGGGGGTGGTGCTGGTAACGCCGAACGAAGTCGACAAGCCGACACTCGAAGCATTAAGACAAAAACTTTCCGAGCTGCCCAAGGTACAACAGGCGCAACTTGATCTAGTCTGGGTCGAGCGTCTGGCCGCCATCCTCAAGCTTGGCGACCGCTTTGTCTTCGGTCTGACGGTGTTGTTGGTGTCTGCATTACTTTTGGTGATAGGCAATACCATTCGTCTTCATATTGAAAACCGCCGCACCGAGATAGAAGTGATTAAACTCGTCGGCGGCACTGACAGTTATGTGCGCCGCCCTTTCCTTTATATGGGCGCGTTGTATGGCTTCGGTGCGGGGCTGTTGTCCTGGGGTGTATTGGCGTTCGGCCTGAACTGGCTGAACGATGCAGTGGTTGGACTGGCCGGCTTGTACGGCAGTGATTTCGCCCTGGCCGGTGTGCCAGTGGCGGACGGTCTGTCGCTCTTGCTTGGCGCGGTGCTGTTGGGTTATATCGGTGCATGGATTGCAGTCGCACGTCATCTCAGGGAGCTGGCGCCGAAGTAG
- a CDS encoding hydrolase, whose product MPPSPEHFTPAFGLGNPHLQTLWGPLWRKTVHIERERERLWLEDGDFLDLDWHGPHSAEAPLVLVLHGLTGSSNSPYVAGIQKALADQGWASVALNWRGCSGEPNLLPRSYHSGASEDLAEAIQHLRAKRPLAPLYAVGYSLGGNVLLKHLGETGSNSGVLGAVAVSVPFRLDQCADRIGQGFSRVYQAHFMREMVAYIKNKQRQFQHDGREDGLAKLAALGSLENMRTFWDFDGRVTAPLHGFNDAEDYYRRASSRYYLGEIRTPTLIIQAADDPFVFPHSLPQADELSACTEFELQARGGHVGFVDGSVRRPGYYLERRIPQWLAALGH is encoded by the coding sequence GTGCCCCCTTCGCCAGAACACTTCACCCCAGCCTTCGGCCTCGGCAATCCGCACCTGCAGACCTTGTGGGGCCCGCTGTGGCGCAAGACCGTGCACATCGAGCGCGAGCGGGAACGCCTGTGGCTCGAGGACGGCGACTTCCTCGACCTCGACTGGCACGGCCCGCACAGTGCCGAGGCGCCGCTGGTGCTGGTGCTGCACGGGCTGACCGGTTCTTCCAATTCGCCCTACGTGGCTGGCATTCAAAAAGCGTTGGCCGATCAGGGCTGGGCCAGCGTCGCGCTGAACTGGCGCGGTTGCTCCGGCGAGCCGAATCTGTTGCCGCGCAGCTACCATTCCGGCGCCAGCGAAGACCTTGCCGAAGCCATCCAGCACTTGCGCGCGAAACGTCCGTTGGCACCGTTGTATGCGGTCGGCTATTCGTTGGGCGGCAATGTGCTGCTCAAACATCTGGGTGAAACCGGCAGCAATAGCGGCGTGCTCGGTGCGGTGGCAGTGTCGGTGCCGTTCAGGCTCGACCAGTGCGCCGATCGCATCGGGCAAGGATTTTCGCGGGTTTACCAGGCGCATTTCATGCGCGAAATGGTCGCCTACATCAAGAACAAGCAGCGCCAGTTCCAGCATGACGGGCGCGAAGACGGGTTGGCCAAACTGGCGGCGCTCGGTTCGCTGGAGAACATGCGCACGTTCTGGGATTTCGACGGCCGGGTGACCGCGCCACTGCATGGTTTCAATGATGCCGAGGATTACTACCGCCGCGCCTCGAGCCGCTACTACCTCGGCGAGATCCGCACACCGACGCTGATCATTCAAGCGGCGGATGACCCCTTCGTGTTCCCGCACAGCCTGCCGCAGGCCGATGAGCTATCGGCCTGCACCGAGTTCGAACTACAGGCGCGTGGCGGTCATGTAGGCTTCGTTGACGGCTCGGTTCGCCGGCCCGGGTATTACCTGGAGCGGCGCATACCGCAATGGCTCGCCGCACTCGGTCATTGA
- the rsmD gene encoding 16S rRNA (guanine(966)-N(2))-methyltransferase RsmD — protein MATRAPKKPVQNVHNGVNQLRIIGGQWRSRKLSFPDAPGLRPTPDRVRETLFNWLAPYVEGAKVLDPFAGSGALFLEALSRGAATAQALDASNVAVSSLKEHLGTLRCSNGQVQTADALRYLETQTATPFDLVFLDPPFNQNLLPAVCTLLEERQWLAADSWIYTESETAPSTLGLPGNWRLHREQKSGRVYYALWQRTADITG, from the coding sequence ATGGCGACTCGAGCACCGAAAAAACCTGTGCAGAACGTGCACAACGGCGTCAATCAGCTGCGCATCATTGGCGGCCAGTGGCGCAGCCGCAAACTGAGCTTCCCTGACGCGCCGGGCCTGCGCCCGACGCCGGATCGGGTGCGCGAAACCCTGTTCAACTGGCTCGCACCGTATGTCGAAGGGGCCAAAGTGCTGGACCCTTTCGCCGGCAGCGGCGCGCTGTTTCTCGAAGCGCTGTCCCGTGGCGCGGCCACCGCTCAGGCACTGGACGCCAGCAACGTTGCGGTATCGAGCCTGAAAGAACACCTCGGCACCCTGCGCTGCAGCAACGGGCAGGTGCAGACTGCCGACGCGCTGCGCTACCTGGAAACCCAGACCGCGACGCCGTTCGATCTGGTGTTCCTCGATCCGCCGTTCAATCAGAACCTGCTGCCAGCAGTCTGCACTCTGCTGGAAGAACGCCAATGGCTGGCGGCCGATTCGTGGATCTACACTGAAAGCGAAACCGCGCCGTCGACGCTGGGCCTGCCGGGCAACTGGCGTCTGCACCGCGAGCAGAAATCCGGTCGTGTGTATTACGCGTTGTGGCAACGCACGGCAGACATTACCGGTTAA